Proteins from a genomic interval of Fibrobacterota bacterium:
- a CDS encoding sigma-70 family RNA polymerase sigma factor, with the protein MAEAVVSQGIDAEAGSDSVSAYLREIERTRIPTREREVALLERISRGEKTARNELITSHLKIVVKACHGHRDRGLPLGDLIAEGNLGLVRAAQSFDAAHGRFAPFAEWWIHQSIRNALAKQAGFSFRIDER; encoded by the coding sequence ATGGCCGAAGCCGTCGTTTCCCAAGGTATCGACGCCGAAGCCGGATCGGACTCCGTATCCGCTTACCTTCGGGAGATCGAGCGTACCCGCATTCCCACGCGAGAGCGGGAAGTGGCGCTGCTGGAGCGCATATCCCGCGGCGAGAAAACCGCCCGCAACGAGCTGATCACCTCCCACCTGAAAATCGTTGTGAAGGCGTGCCATGGCCATCGCGACCGCGGACTGCCCCTCGGCGATTTGATCGCAGAAGGCAACCTGGGCTTGGTCCGGGCGGCGCAAAGCTTCGATGCCGCCCACGGCCGCTTCGCCCCTTTCGCGGAATGGTGGATCCACCAATCCATCCGCAACGCGTTGGCTAAGCAGGCCGGTTTCAGTTTCCGGATTGATGAGAGGTAA
- a CDS encoding glycine C-acetyltransferase, whose translation MPDHPLHADLSRRLSGLRAEGLFKEEREIASPQGAEVILADGRKALNLCANNYLGFGAHPALAAAARAGLDRWGYGLASVRFICGTQSVHHELERRLAAFLGSEDAILFPSCFDANGGVFEALLGEEDAVISDELNHASIIDGIRLCKAKRLRYRNGDMTDLEARLREASGARYKLIATDGVFSMDGHIADLPAIRALADRHGALILVDDSHAVGVLGEKGGGTPEHWGLEGKIDILTGTLGKALGGASGGYVAASAEIVAWLRQRARPYLFSNTLAPSLAAAALKAVEMAEAGSDLRRRLRENAARFRAGLAAAGFDLVPGEHPIIPVLIGDASKAKRMSDLILEDGVFAVAFSFPVVPQGKARIRAQMSAAHDSMQLDRAVEAFSRAGRAAGAIP comes from the coding sequence ATGCCGGATCACCCTTTGCACGCGGATCTGTCCCGCCGCCTTTCCGGCCTACGGGCCGAAGGGCTGTTCAAGGAAGAACGGGAAATCGCGTCGCCCCAAGGCGCCGAAGTGATCCTCGCCGACGGCCGGAAGGCCCTTAACCTCTGCGCCAACAACTACCTGGGCTTCGGGGCCCATCCCGCCCTGGCCGCCGCCGCGCGCGCTGGCCTTGACCGCTGGGGCTACGGCCTCGCCTCGGTCCGATTCATTTGCGGCACGCAATCGGTCCACCATGAACTCGAGCGGCGGCTGGCCGCATTCCTGGGATCCGAGGATGCCATCCTTTTCCCGTCCTGCTTCGACGCCAACGGGGGCGTGTTCGAGGCCTTGCTGGGCGAGGAGGACGCGGTGATCAGCGATGAGCTGAACCATGCCAGCATCATCGACGGGATCCGCCTGTGCAAGGCGAAACGCCTGCGTTACCGTAACGGCGACATGACCGACCTGGAGGCGCGCCTGCGCGAGGCCTCCGGGGCCCGGTACAAGCTCATCGCCACCGATGGGGTCTTTTCCATGGACGGGCATATCGCGGATTTGCCCGCCATCCGCGCGCTGGCCGATCGGCATGGCGCCTTGATCCTGGTCGACGACTCCCACGCGGTGGGGGTACTGGGCGAAAAAGGCGGCGGGACTCCGGAGCATTGGGGCCTCGAGGGGAAGATCGATATCCTGACCGGAACCTTGGGGAAGGCCCTGGGCGGGGCATCGGGTGGCTACGTGGCCGCCTCCGCCGAGATCGTCGCCTGGCTGCGTCAACGCGCCCGGCCCTACCTGTTCTCCAATACCTTGGCTCCTTCCCTGGCGGCCGCCGCCCTCAAGGCCGTCGAAATGGCCGAGGCCGGATCCGACCTACGTCGCCGCTTACGGGAGAACGCAGCCCGCTTCCGCGCCGGCCTGGCCGCAGCGGGATTCGATCTCGTCCCGGGGGAACATCCCATCATCCCCGTCCTGATCGGCGATGCGTCCAAAGCCAAGCGCATGTCCGATCTGATCCTGGAAGATGGCGTTTTCGCGGTGGCCTTCTCCTTTCCCGTAGTTCCGCAAGGCAAGGCGCGCATCCGGGCCCAGATGTCCGCCGCCCACGACTCCATGCAATTGGACCGCGCCGTGGAAGCCTTCAGCCGGGCCGGGCGGGCGGCGGGGGCCATTCCATGA
- a CDS encoding HlyC/CorC family transporter, whose product MDSFPAHTLSVFFIAAGLSGVLAGIKTVIGFYQGQNIEHALNGESPQFQAIIDRSRALWEKPGFFESISLGRFFLDGAAVIGAVRYLYGLFPDTSMLTLGAISIALCFIISHWLFPILAQAFSPSLGRWAPRAYRVYSFFFMGKLGEWMFQAHEVALKKMGIDPKLAFLGESNVTKLSQTVDNENPDRSGLQDDEKEMIRSIFDLRETQVKEVMTPRVDIAALEIGSGFREVRDLIAAEKCSRIPVYKDSIDNIQGFLYTMDLMSLKDELRGPGFRLQNLIREAYFVPRTKKIGELLREFRLKHIHMAIVVDEYGGTAGLITLEDILEEIVGEIHDEDETETFRIRKVEEGTYIIDPIVSLSDLNDEIPLHLKPEDPDIQIDTLGGFILFIHGKVPEKGDIIRFKDCTFEVMEMDGQKMQKVRLTLPTLVNS is encoded by the coding sequence GTGGATTCCTTTCCAGCACACACACTGTCGGTTTTCTTTATAGCCGCCGGGCTCAGCGGAGTCCTGGCCGGCATTAAAACCGTCATCGGCTTCTACCAAGGGCAAAACATCGAACATGCCCTGAACGGGGAGTCGCCCCAATTCCAGGCCATCATCGATCGATCGCGCGCCTTGTGGGAAAAACCCGGCTTTTTCGAATCCATCAGCCTAGGCCGCTTTTTCCTCGACGGGGCCGCCGTTATCGGAGCGGTCCGTTACTTGTACGGATTGTTCCCGGATACCAGCATGCTCACCTTGGGGGCCATCAGCATCGCCCTCTGCTTTATCATTTCCCATTGGCTGTTCCCCATCTTGGCTCAGGCCTTCTCCCCCTCCTTGGGACGGTGGGCTCCCCGGGCCTACCGGGTCTATAGCTTCTTCTTCATGGGGAAACTCGGGGAGTGGATGTTCCAGGCCCATGAAGTGGCCCTGAAGAAAATGGGTATCGACCCGAAACTGGCCTTCCTCGGTGAATCCAATGTCACCAAGCTCTCCCAGACGGTGGACAATGAGAACCCCGATCGCAGCGGACTGCAGGACGATGAGAAGGAGATGATCCGCAGTATCTTCGATCTGCGCGAGACCCAGGTCAAAGAGGTCATGACGCCGCGGGTGGACATCGCGGCCCTGGAAATCGGTTCCGGCTTCCGCGAGGTGCGGGATCTGATCGCGGCGGAGAAGTGCTCCCGCATCCCCGTCTACAAGGATTCCATCGATAATATCCAGGGATTCCTGTATACCATGGACCTGATGAGCCTTAAGGACGAGCTACGCGGGCCGGGTTTCCGCTTGCAGAACCTGATCCGCGAGGCCTATTTCGTGCCCCGCACCAAAAAGATCGGTGAACTGCTGCGGGAATTCCGCCTGAAGCATATCCATATGGCCATCGTGGTGGACGAGTACGGGGGCACCGCCGGCCTCATCACCCTAGAAGATATCCTGGAGGAGATCGTCGGAGAGATCCACGACGAGGACGAGACCGAGACCTTCCGGATCCGTAAGGTGGAGGAAGGGACCTATATCATCGACCCCATCGTCTCGCTTTCGGACCTGAACGACGAGATCCCCCTCCATCTGAAGCCCGAGGACCCGGATATCCAGATCGATACGCTGGGCGGGTTCATCCTTTTCATCCACGGCAAGGTGCCTGAAAAGGGGGACATCATCCGCTTCAAGGATTGCACCTTCGAGGTGATGGAGATGGACGGCCAGAAGATGCAGAAGGTGCGCTTGACGCTTCCGACCCTCGTGAATTCCTAA
- a CDS encoding transposase translates to MHSPSTQERYANPPAQVPETHTAHASGRNRFPAPDVAALFDGVKADVEAGADAGRGKLGPYLAKLTRMVEGRPRSMIKDFHNCLREDGYSGSYDLVKKKVQSLRRGLGRQAGALFASGDAPFAQVEIHRIPLRGPAGISKAHLFTMQLGLSGRTYAELVPGCELAAFLLCHRNAFTFFAGVPAGVFYNTRENPELRRLAGGTPFHLPLVDCSRHYGYAAYPTPVFAPWMKGRLKRPGKILQKLFMPSYAFVSLEKANADMREWMVRNDQRSEPGPDSRPEKLRPLPEMGFDLNERRQFLRLRA, encoded by the coding sequence GTGCATAGCCCATCGACCCAAGAGAGGTACGCAAACCCGCCCGCCCAAGTTCCCGAGACCCATACCGCTCACGCTTCCGGCCGGAACCGTTTTCCCGCGCCGGACGTTGCCGCATTATTCGACGGCGTCAAAGCCGACGTGGAAGCCGGCGCTGATGCGGGCCGGGGCAAGCTCGGACCCTATCTCGCGAAATTGACGCGGATGGTCGAGGGCCGGCCGCGTTCCATGATCAAGGACTTCCATAACTGCTTGCGCGAGGATGGGTATTCGGGAAGTTACGACCTCGTCAAGAAGAAGGTACAGTCCCTCCGCCGCGGCCTGGGCCGCCAGGCGGGCGCGCTCTTCGCGTCCGGCGACGCGCCATTCGCCCAGGTGGAGATCCACCGGATCCCGCTGCGGGGCCCGGCCGGGATTTCCAAAGCCCATCTGTTCACGATGCAGTTGGGCCTCTCGGGGCGTACCTACGCGGAGCTGGTTCCCGGCTGCGAGCTGGCGGCGTTCCTGCTCTGCCATCGGAACGCGTTCACCTTCTTCGCAGGCGTCCCGGCGGGCGTCTTCTACAATACGCGGGAGAACCCGGAGTTAAGGCGATTGGCCGGCGGCACGCCTTTCCATCTTCCCCTCGTCGACTGTAGCCGCCATTACGGCTATGCGGCTTATCCCACGCCCGTATTCGCTCCTTGGATGAAGGGCCGTCTCAAGCGTCCCGGCAAAATCCTTCAGAAGCTGTTCATGCCCTCCTATGCCTTCGTTTCCCTGGAGAAGGCCAATGCGGACATGCGGGAATGGATGGTTCGCAATGATCAGCGCAGCGAACCGGGCCCGGATTCCCGGCCGGAAAAATTGCGTCCCCTGCCCGAAATGGGATTCGATTTGAACGAACGTCGTCAATTTTTGCGTTTACGCGCATGA
- a CDS encoding response regulator — MNDKKTILIVDDNDEIVELVKCMLSLEGYEIIDGCSGEDALYLNERYPFSIHLLLTDIRMSPNMNGCDLAHAMRIIRPGIKVIYMSAFTEDDRVSEQVSGGQAYYLRKPFTRNDLLRMVEGALETAPQY, encoded by the coding sequence ATGAACGATAAGAAGACGATCCTGATCGTGGATGATAACGACGAAATAGTGGAATTGGTCAAGTGCATGTTGTCCCTGGAGGGATACGAGATCATCGACGGATGCAGCGGCGAGGACGCCTTGTACCTGAACGAACGCTATCCTTTTTCCATCCATTTGCTATTGACGGATATCCGCATGAGCCCGAACATGAACGGTTGCGATCTGGCCCATGCCATGCGCATCATCCGCCCGGGCATCAAGGTGATCTATATGTCGGCTTTCACCGAGGATGATCGGGTTTCCGAGCAGGTTTCCGGCGGCCAGGCCTATTACCTGCGCAAGCCATTCACCCGCAACGATCTCCTGCGCATGGTCGAGGGCGCCCTGGAGACCGCCCCGCAATATTGA
- the tdh gene encoding L-threonine 3-dehydrogenase, protein MKALGKAKAEPGITLLDWPEPECGPNDVIIRVRQTAICGTDLHIRQWDEWARKTIPVPMPVGHEFFGIVEKVGWEVRGLKPGDRVSGEGHITCGHCRNCRAGRRHLCRNTEGVGVNRPGAFAERLSLPSVNVFPVPDGIPDEVACILDPLGNAVHTALSFDLVGEDVLITGAGPIGLMAAAVARHVGARNVAVTDVNPYRLALAERMGAKAVAAGPGALDRAMGELRMQEGFDVGLEMSGNAGAFRDMVGHMNHGGKLALLGILPADASIDWGQVIFKGLILKGIYGREMFETWYKMTAMLQSGLSVAPVITHRFPMEEFEKAFETAGSGQAGKVILSWPP, encoded by the coding sequence ATGAAAGCCTTAGGTAAGGCCAAGGCGGAGCCGGGCATCACCTTGCTGGATTGGCCCGAACCCGAATGCGGACCCAACGACGTCATCATCCGCGTACGCCAGACAGCCATCTGCGGCACCGATCTCCATATCCGCCAGTGGGACGAATGGGCGCGCAAGACCATTCCCGTGCCGATGCCCGTGGGCCATGAGTTTTTCGGGATCGTGGAAAAGGTCGGCTGGGAAGTGCGCGGCCTCAAGCCCGGCGATCGCGTTTCCGGCGAAGGCCATATCACCTGCGGCCATTGCCGCAATTGCCGCGCGGGCCGGCGCCACCTGTGCCGTAACACCGAAGGCGTGGGCGTGAACCGCCCGGGAGCTTTCGCCGAGCGCCTCTCGCTGCCTTCCGTCAACGTATTCCCGGTCCCCGATGGCATCCCCGATGAGGTGGCTTGCATCCTCGATCCCTTGGGGAACGCCGTCCACACCGCGCTTTCCTTCGATCTGGTGGGCGAGGACGTGCTGATCACCGGGGCGGGCCCCATCGGGCTGATGGCCGCCGCCGTGGCCCGCCATGTCGGCGCCCGTAACGTGGCGGTTACTGACGTGAACCCTTACCGGCTGGCTTTGGCGGAACGCATGGGGGCCAAGGCGGTGGCGGCCGGCCCCGGGGCGCTGGACCGGGCCATGGGCGAGCTGCGCATGCAAGAAGGTTTCGACGTGGGCCTGGAAATGTCCGGCAACGCCGGGGCGTTCCGGGACATGGTCGGGCACATGAACCATGGCGGCAAGCTGGCCTTGCTCGGCATCCTTCCCGCCGACGCCTCCATCGATTGGGGCCAGGTCATCTTCAAGGGGTTGATATTAAAGGGCATCTACGGGCGCGAGATGTTCGAAACTTGGTACAAGATGACCGCCATGCTCCAATCCGGCCTCTCCGTCGCCCCCGTCATCACCCATCGCTTCCCGATGGAGGAATTCGAAAAAGCTTTCGAAACCGCGGGCTCGGGACAGGCCGGCAAGGTCATCCTTTCCTGGCCGCCCTAG
- a CDS encoding CofH family radical SAM protein, whose amino-acid sequence MGLDEIDAKLGRGERLGPEEGLFLYEKAPSDWLRARADAVRRERHGDEAYFNRNIHFEPTNKCVYACKFCAFYRPPKATEAEGAWDYSFEDLSKKLDAYPVGSLTEIHITGGVHPDRGVEYGEALCAFVKSVRPEVHVKAFTAVEITYFAKKSGVSLEAALERLKRAGLNSLPGGGAEIFDPEVRRKIAGGKAPAHTWLEVHEAAHRLGLLSNATMLYGHVEGHRHRIDHMLRLRDLQDRTGGFKAFIPLRYRNESNALSHLPEVPAEEDLRNYAVARLFLDNIPHLKAYWVMLGLDLAAEALDYGVDDLDGTVDDTTRIYSMAGGMKTPAVTSAELGRLIRSRGRVPVERDSTYAKLGVTSTGH is encoded by the coding sequence ATGGGCTTGGATGAAATCGATGCGAAGCTGGGGCGGGGGGAGCGTTTGGGGCCGGAGGAAGGGCTTTTCCTCTATGAGAAGGCGCCTTCGGATTGGCTGAGGGCGCGGGCGGATGCTGTGCGGCGGGAGCGGCATGGCGATGAGGCTTACTTCAACCGGAACATCCATTTCGAGCCGACCAATAAATGCGTTTATGCCTGCAAGTTCTGCGCCTTTTACCGGCCGCCCAAGGCGACGGAGGCGGAAGGGGCTTGGGATTATTCTTTCGAGGACTTGAGTAAGAAGCTGGATGCCTATCCGGTAGGGAGCTTGACCGAGATCCATATCACGGGCGGCGTGCATCCCGATCGGGGGGTGGAGTATGGGGAAGCGCTTTGCGCTTTCGTGAAATCGGTGCGGCCGGAAGTGCATGTGAAGGCCTTTACGGCGGTGGAGATTACTTACTTCGCGAAGAAGAGCGGGGTTAGCTTGGAAGCCGCCTTGGAGCGGCTGAAGCGAGCCGGGTTGAATTCCTTGCCGGGGGGAGGCGCGGAGATTTTCGATCCGGAGGTGCGTCGGAAGATTGCGGGGGGCAAGGCGCCGGCGCATACCTGGCTTGAAGTCCACGAGGCCGCGCATCGCTTGGGGCTGCTTTCCAATGCGACCATGTTATATGGCCATGTCGAAGGGCATCGGCACCGGATCGATCATATGCTGCGCCTGAGGGATCTGCAGGATCGCACGGGCGGTTTCAAGGCGTTCATCCCGTTGCGGTACCGGAACGAGTCCAACGCGCTCTCGCATTTGCCCGAGGTGCCGGCGGAGGAGGATCTGCGCAATTACGCCGTGGCCCGGTTGTTCCTCGACAATATCCCGCATTTGAAGGCGTATTGGGTGATGCTGGGCCTGGACCTGGCGGCCGAGGCTCTCGATTACGGGGTGGACGATTTGGATGGGACCGTGGATGATACGACGCGCATCTATTCGATGGCGGGCGGGATGAAGACTCCGGCGGTGACCAGCGCCGAGCTGGGCCGGCTTATCCGTTCGCGCGGTCGGGTTCCCGTGGAACGAGATTCCACCTACGCGAAGCTCGGCGTTACGAGTACCGGTCATTGA
- the ybeY gene encoding rRNA maturation RNase YbeY, with amino-acid sequence MPGTAERRTRPLAFKVQWVDAGPIAVPRAESLARLCARVLRSEVPKPSQRGAINLVFCEDSHIRDLNKRFRKLDKVTDVLSFNYSEPDVFGEIYIATLKAKTQAPRWKNSFYQELRRLVVHGSLHLAGFDHMVVAERKVMRAREDAYLK; translated from the coding sequence ATGCCGGGGACGGCGGAGCGGAGGACTAGGCCCCTGGCTTTCAAGGTGCAGTGGGTGGATGCCGGACCCATAGCCGTTCCCAGGGCCGAAAGCCTGGCCCGGCTGTGCGCTCGGGTCCTCCGGAGCGAGGTTCCCAAGCCATCCCAACGCGGAGCGATCAATCTGGTCTTCTGCGAGGACAGCCATATCCGGGACCTGAATAAGCGCTTTCGGAAGCTCGATAAGGTCACCGATGTCCTGTCCTTCAATTATTCCGAACCTGACGTTTTTGGAGAGATTTACATTGCCACTCTTAAGGCCAAAACGCAGGCTCCGCGATGGAAGAACTCTTTTTATCAGGAGTTACGCCGACTGGTCGTTCACGGATCCTTGCATTTGGCGGGATTTGACCACATGGTCGTAGCCGAACGGAAGGTCATGAGAGCGCGGGAAGATGCCTACCTGAAATGA
- a CDS encoding cobyric acid synthase, which yields MQSSSRARALMVLGTSSHAGKSTVAAALCRSIARRGLKVAPFKSQNMSNNSWATPEGAEIGRAQAEQARAAGCRPHADMNPILLKPSGNGRMQVMALGKPMGLMDSREYYARIGEMRALARAAYDRLAAAHDVIVLEGAGSPAEINLRDRDIANLDMAEYAEADCLLVADIERGGVFASILGTTALMPPLSRARLAGVLINKFRGDAGLLDPGLLEIASRTGVPILGVLPWLGRVGLEEEDSLALPGVGGGASPLLDFAVLRFPHISNFTDFVPLERLEGASLRYVESPSALGNPDVLFLPGSKNVRADLAFLRRSGLDRAVAAAAARNIPVFGLCGGYQMLGESITDPSGVEGEAGESEGLRLLPVNTRLEKEKVTALARAENLSLPFLPAGASIEGYEIHMGRTSVAPGASPAIRIRDGIGFRSDGCVAPTLPVWGCYLHGIFASDTTRNGFRDWIRNRKGLTDSPALAAPVPEPYDALADWLESHAPSVAYLGDPQTTQVPASVAKVIPGKRAEKD from the coding sequence ATGCAATCTTCCTCCCGGGCCCGCGCCCTTATGGTCCTGGGCACCTCGTCCCATGCGGGCAAAAGCACCGTGGCCGCCGCCTTATGCCGCAGCATCGCCCGCCGCGGCCTGAAGGTCGCGCCCTTCAAGTCGCAAAACATGTCCAACAATTCCTGGGCCACCCCCGAAGGCGCCGAGATCGGGAGGGCCCAGGCCGAACAGGCCCGCGCCGCCGGTTGCCGGCCCCATGCCGACATGAATCCCATTTTGCTGAAGCCTTCCGGGAACGGCCGCATGCAGGTCATGGCCTTGGGAAAGCCCATGGGTTTGATGGACTCGCGCGAATACTACGCCCGTATCGGGGAGATGCGCGCCCTGGCCCGGGCGGCCTATGATCGCCTGGCCGCGGCCCATGATGTCATCGTCCTGGAAGGCGCGGGGAGCCCGGCCGAAATCAACCTGCGCGATCGGGATATCGCCAACCTGGACATGGCCGAATACGCGGAAGCGGACTGCCTCTTGGTCGCGGACATCGAACGCGGGGGCGTCTTCGCCTCCATACTGGGCACGACGGCCTTGATGCCGCCCCTATCGCGGGCGCGTCTCGCCGGAGTGCTCATCAACAAATTCCGCGGCGATGCGGGCCTGCTCGATCCGGGTCTACTGGAAATCGCTTCCCGAACCGGCGTTCCGATCCTGGGGGTGCTGCCCTGGCTGGGCCGCGTGGGGTTGGAAGAGGAGGATTCCCTCGCGCTCCCGGGCGTCGGCGGCGGCGCTTCCCCTCTGCTGGACTTCGCCGTGTTGCGATTCCCGCATATCAGCAACTTCACCGACTTCGTGCCCTTGGAACGCCTGGAGGGCGCCTCGCTGCGCTATGTGGAATCGCCCTCGGCGCTGGGGAATCCCGATGTGCTTTTCCTCCCGGGATCGAAGAATGTACGCGCCGACCTCGCCTTCTTAAGGCGTTCGGGCCTGGATCGAGCCGTAGCCGCGGCCGCCGCGCGGAACATTCCCGTTTTCGGTTTGTGCGGCGGGTACCAGATGCTCGGCGAATCCATTACTGATCCATCCGGGGTGGAAGGCGAGGCGGGGGAAAGCGAAGGTTTGCGGTTGCTCCCGGTGAACACCCGCCTGGAAAAGGAAAAGGTGACCGCCTTGGCGCGCGCGGAAAACCTGTCCCTGCCTTTCCTGCCCGCGGGCGCATCCATCGAGGGTTATGAAATCCATATGGGCCGGACTTCCGTTGCCCCCGGCGCCTCGCCGGCGATCCGCATCCGCGACGGCATCGGCTTCCGGTCGGACGGGTGCGTCGCGCCGACGTTACCGGTGTGGGGATGTTATCTCCACGGGATCTTCGCATCCGATACGACCCGCAACGGTTTCAGGGATTGGATCCGCAATCGCAAAGGCTTGACCGATTCCCCGGCTCTCGCGGCGCCCGTTCCCGAACCCTACGATGCCTTGGCGGATTGGCTCGAATCCCATGCGCCTTCAGTTGCCTACTTGGGCGATCCGCAAACAACGCAAGTCCCCGCCAGCGTGGCGAAAGTTATCCCGGGGAAGCGCGCTGAAAAAGACTAG
- a CDS encoding molybdopterin-dependent oxidoreductase, producing MSEDEAKREADNPEAAFNQALIRGKQRIAARGHERLLAGGRPADREVQGAGEPNSHGMPKLPPGQHEVKNWPVLDLGVKPDIPRDLWSLTLKGYVEKPQVLEWKAFLDLPQADDVSDFHCVTSWSRMDNHWRGVRFRTLAELAAPKAEVTHVHIKAYDGYSTNLPLSECMDDDVLLVHTWEGIDLPREHGGPVRMITPRKYAWKGAKWIKEILFLPQDILGFWELRGYSNTAEPWFNDRYS from the coding sequence ATGTCCGAAGATGAAGCGAAAAGGGAAGCGGATAATCCCGAGGCCGCCTTCAATCAGGCCTTGATCCGAGGGAAACAGCGCATCGCGGCGCGGGGCCATGAACGCCTATTGGCCGGGGGCCGGCCGGCGGACCGCGAAGTGCAAGGCGCCGGAGAGCCCAATAGCCATGGTATGCCGAAGCTGCCGCCGGGCCAGCACGAAGTCAAGAACTGGCCCGTTCTCGATTTGGGGGTGAAGCCGGATATCCCGCGCGATCTTTGGTCCCTTACCTTGAAAGGTTACGTGGAAAAGCCCCAGGTGCTGGAATGGAAGGCCTTCCTCGATTTGCCCCAAGCCGACGACGTATCGGATTTCCACTGCGTCACCTCCTGGAGCCGGATGGACAACCATTGGCGGGGAGTCCGTTTCCGCACCCTCGCCGAACTCGCCGCTCCCAAGGCCGAGGTCACCCACGTCCATATCAAGGCCTACGACGGCTATTCCACCAATCTCCCGCTTTCCGAATGCATGGACGATGACGTCCTTTTGGTCCACACCTGGGAAGGCATCGATCTTCCGAGGGAGCATGGGGGCCCGGTCCGCATGATCACCCCCAGGAAGTATGCCTGGAAAGGCGCGAAATGGATCAAGGAGATCCTTTTCCTTCCGCAAGACATCCTGGGGTTTTGGGAATTACGGGGCTATAGCAACACGGCCGAACCGTGGTTCAATGACCGGTACTCGTAA